In the Populus trichocarpa isolate Nisqually-1 chromosome 1, P.trichocarpa_v4.1, whole genome shotgun sequence genome, one interval contains:
- the LOC7472976 gene encoding trihelix transcription factor ENAP2, translating into MDDTEDDARYPQNPYGENNQRSYGSNRHKLPVGNATYSRPVDNQYAVSEDEDSDDEEEGEHELGDEDGENNQNNGIHYVEKDVDDDDDEEEEEEEEGVDDEEDGDDDEKYSRGIDDDHEDDDIERHPKKRKLKSLVSSYEFAPRVPLPPVAALAVPKPSVGGRNPLTDWTEHETFVLLDAWGEKFLQRGKKSLRSDEWQEVAEKVSDKSKIERTDTQCRNRLDTLKKKYKIERIKLAEDGGGASKWVYFKKMDVLMSTSAQQGGLSCGMDSGEYVSMNPRVYSNHSNGFDEMRDSPGNSELARDEDDSDGLPPKKRRLGRDCIEQSPFGLLADSIHKFSEIYEKIESSKRQQMLELEKMRMDFQRDLEMQKRQIIERAQAAIAKIHQVGEEEDSISANSA; encoded by the coding sequence ATGGATGATACTGAGGATGATGCAAGGTACCCACAAAATCCATACGGTGAGAACAACCAGCGGAGTTATGGCTCTAACCGTCACAAGCTTCCTGTGGGGAATGCTACCTATTCTAGGCCAGTCGATAATCAATATGCTGTTAGTGAAGATGAGGAtagtgatgatgaagaagaaggtgaGCATGAGTTAGGAGATGAAGATGGGGAGAATAATCAGAATAATGGCATCCATTATGTGGAAAAAGAtgtggatgatgatgatgatgaggaggaggaggaggaggaggagggtgtTGATGATGAGGAGGATGGGGATGATGATGAAAAGTATAGTAGGGGGATTGATGATGACCACGAGGATGACGATATAGAAAGGCATCCGAAAAAGCGAAAACTAAAGAGTTTAGTTTCTAGTTATGAATTTGCTCCTCGTGTTCCATTACCTCCTGTTGCAGCTCTAGCAGTGCCAAAACCATCAGTTGGTGGACGAAATCCACTTACAGACTGGACTGAGCATGAAACATTTGTTTTGCTAGATGCTTGGGGTGAGAAGTTTTTGCAACGTGGGAAGAAGAGTCTTCGATCTGATGAATGGCAAGAAGTTGCAGAGAAGGTTTCGGATAAATCAAAGATTGAGAGGACAGACACACAATGTAGGAATCGTTTGGATACATTGAAAAAGAAGTACAAGATTGAGAGGATTAAGCTAGCAGAGGATGGTGGTGGTGCTAGCAAATGGGTTTATTTCAAGAAGATGGATGTTCTAATGTCGACATCAGCTCAGCAAGGTGGACTCTCCTGTGGGATGGACTCGGGAGAGTATGTTTCCATGAACCCAAGAGTATATTCAAACCATTCCAATGGGTTTGATGAGATGAGGGATAGTCCAGGGAATTCAGAATTAGCTCGTGATGAGGATGATTCAGATGGACTCCCACCCAAGAAGAGAAGGCTTGGAAGAGATTGTATTGAGCAGTCCCCTTTCGGATTGCTTGCAGATTCTATTCATAAATTTAGTGAGATATACGAGAAGATTGAGAGTAGTAAAAGGCAGCAGATGTTGGAACTAGAGAAGATGAGGATGGATTTTCAGAGAGATTTGGAAATGCAGAAGAGGCAAATCATTGAGAGAGCACAGGCAGCGATAGCCAAAATCCATCAAGTCGGTGAAGAGGAGGACAGCATCTCTGCCAATAGTGCTTAG